A single genomic interval of Anopheles marshallii chromosome 2, idAnoMarsDA_429_01, whole genome shotgun sequence harbors:
- the LOC128709403 gene encoding RAC serine/threonine-protein kinase, whose amino-acid sequence MASKTAQSTPPITISAPSLKTAASTTSLTSNMSVSSGTNTQSTMSISSVETVVSASSSANATSTVVKSGWLFKRGEHIKTWRSRYFVLKSDGTLEGYKVRPEPPASIEPSNKFTVRDCQIMSIDRPRPYTFIIRGLQWTTVIERMFHVENEIERKDWVDAIRSVANKLNEEEVYQATLPNETDDDDCEMGSIAEDELEKMPIYGTAMDKVSGKRKVTLENFEFLKVLGKGTFGKVILCREKTTAKLYAIKILKKDVIIQKDEVAHTMAESRVLKTTNHPFLISLKYSFQTVDRLCFVMQYVNGGELFFHLSRERIFPEDRTRFYAAEIISALGYLHSHGIIYRDLKLENLLLDKDGHIKIADFGLCKEDITYGRTTKTFCGTPEYLAPEVLEDNDYGHAVDWWGTGVVMYEMICGRLPFYNRDHDILFTLILMEEVKFPRNISPNARSLLSGLLVKNPKLRLGGGPDDAKEIMAHPFFVSINWSDLVAKRITPPFKPQVTSDTDTRYFDREFTGESVELTPSDNNGPLGAIQEEPHFSEFSYQDMASTMNTPSFMNHSHNYPPMQ is encoded by the exons ATGGCTTCCAAAACTGCCCAAAGTACGCCACCCATTACGATATCCGCACCATCACTGAAAACGGCGGCATCAACAACATCGCTGACATCGAACATGTCCGTATCGTCcggaacaaacacacagtcgACAATGTCGATATCGTCGGTCGAAACCGTAGTGTCCGCATCGTCGTCGGCCAATGCAACGTCGACGGTCGTTAAGTCAGGTTGGTTGTTTAAGCGAGGTGAACACATCAAAACATGGCGATCACGTTATTTCGTGCTTAAGAGCGACGGCACGCTGGAGGGTTACAAAGTACGACCGGAACCACCGGCCTCGATTGAACCGTCGAACAAGTTCACCGTACGCGACTGTCAGATCATGTCAATCGATCGGCCCCGTCCGTACACATTCATCATACGTGGTCTACAATGGACAACGGTGATCGAACGGATGTTTCACGTGGAAAACGAAATTGAGCGTAAGGATTGGGTGGACGCTATCCGCAGCGTTGCGAACAAGCTGAACGAAGAGGAGGTCTACCAAGCGACGCTGCCAAATGAAACGGACGACGATGACTGCGAAATGGGTTCGATTGCAGAGGACGAACTGGAAAAGATGCCCATATACGGTACGGCCATGGATAAAGTAAGCGGTAAGCGAAAGGTG ACGCTCGAGAACTTCGAATTCTTAAAGGTTCTCGGCAAAGGCACCTTTGGTAAAGTAATCCTCTGTCGCGAGAAAACCACAGCCAAGCTGTACGCTATCAAAATACTGAAAAAGGATGTCATTATACAGAAGGATGAGGTGGCTCATACGATGGCGGAAAGCCGAGTGCTGAAAACGACAAACCATCCGTTTTTGATA TCGCTGAAATACTCGTTCCAAACAGTAGATCGTTTGTGCTTCGTGATGCAGTACGTCAACGGTGGTGAACTGTTCTTCCATTTGAGTCGAGAGCGTATATTTCCCGAGGATCGCACGCGATTTTACGCAGCAGAAATTATTTCAGCCCTTGG ATATTTACACTCTCATGGCATTATTTATCGCGAtttgaaattggaaaacttACTGCTGGATAAAGATGGACACATCAAGATAGCAGATTTCGGTCTGTGCAAAGAAGACATCACCTACGGCCGGACAACGAAGACGTTCTGCGGTACGCCCGAGTATCTTGCACCGGAAGTGTTGGAGGACAACGATTATGGGCATGCGGTTGATTGGTGGGGTACGGGTGTTGTAATGTACGAAATGATTTGTGGTCGACTTCCGTTCTACAATCGCGATCACGACATTCTGTTCACACTTATCCTGATGGAGGAGGTAAAGTTCCCGCGCAACATTAGCCCTAATGCACGCAGTTTGCTCAGTGGGTTGTTGGTTAAAAATCCGAAACTGCGTCTCGGTGGCGGACCGGATGACGCGAAGGAAATTATGGCCCACCCATTCTTTGTCAGCATCAATTGGTCGGATTTGGTGGCGAAACGCATTACGCCACCGTTCAAGCCACAGGTAACAAGCGATACGGATACGCGCTATTTCGATCGAGAGTTCACCGGTGAAAGTGTTGAGCTAACGCCCTCGGACAATAATGGACCATTGGGCGCAATTCAGGAGGAACCACACTTTTCGGAA TTCAGCTACCAGGATATGGCATCCACCATGAACACGCCAAGCTTTATGAATCATTCGCACAACTATCCTCCGATGCAGTGA